Proteins encoded in a region of the Alosa sapidissima isolate fAloSap1 chromosome 19, fAloSap1.pri, whole genome shotgun sequence genome:
- the ldlrap1b gene encoding low density lipoprotein receptor adapter protein 1b isoform X3, with translation MDALKSAGRAIIRSPSIAKQSWSYGKHKKLPENWTDTRETLLEGMVFQLKYLGVTLVEQPKGEELSAAAVKRIVATAKASGKKLQKVTLVVSPRGIILYDSASNQLIENVSIYRISYCTADKMHDKVFAYIAQSQSNQALECHAYLCTKRKVAQAVTLTVAQAFKVAFEFWQSAKEDKEKRVKSGSDGEGAGSSQSESSASLSSVSRGEVATGTLLDLGDGAIAAMVHSGPEGAHMRNAHTSENNNTVWELEDGLDEAFSRLAESRTNPQVLDIGVSPQDLQAEECLSPSNTEQADGEDSFGF, from the exons AGCTGCCAGAGAATTGGACGGACACACGGGAGACTCTGCTGGAGGGGATGGTGTTCCAGCTGAAGTACCTGGGCGTTACGCTGGTCGAGCAGCCCAAGGGCGAGGAGCTGTCCGCCGCCGCCGTCAAGAGGATTGTTGCCACG GCAAAAGCGAGTGGAAAGAAGCTGCAGAAAGTGACGTTAGTAGTCTCCCCACGAGGAATCATCCTGTACGACAGTGCCTCAAACCAGCTCATAGAGAATGTCTCCATATACAG GATATCCTACTGCACAGCAGACAAGATGCACGATAAGGTGTTCGCCTACATCGCCCAGAGTCAGAGCAACCAGGCCCTCGAGTGTCACGCATACCTATGCACCAAGAGGAAAGTG gcgcAGGCAGTAACGCTCACGGTGGCTCAGGCCTTCAAAGTGGCGTTTGAGTTCTGGCAGTCTGCCAAAGAAG ACAAAGAGAAGAGGGTGAAGTCGGGCTCGGATGGAGAAGGAGCCGGCAGCTCCCAGTCGGAGAGCTCCGCCAGCCTGAGCAGCGTCAGCAGAGGAG agGTGGCCACGGGGACCCTGCTGGACCTGGGGGACGGTGCCATTGCGGCCATGGTGCACTCGGGGCCTGAGGGAGCGCACATGCGCAACGCGCACACCTCGGAGAACAACAACACAGTATGG GAGCTGGAGGATGGACTGGACGAAGCTTTTTCAAG ACTCGCTGAGTCTCGCACTAACCCCCAGGTCTTGGACATTGGGGTGAGCCCTCAGGACCTCCAGGCAGAGGAGTGCCTGTCGCCTAGCAACACGGAGCAGGCGGATGGAGAGGACTCGTTTGGCTTCTAA
- the ldlrap1b gene encoding low density lipoprotein receptor adapter protein 1b isoform X2 gives MDALKSAGRAIIRSPSIAKQSWSYGKHKKLPENWTDTRETLLEGMVFQLKYLGVTLVEQPKGEELSAAAVKRIVATAKASGKKLQKVTLVVSPRGIILYDSASNQLIENVSIYRISYCTADKMHDKVFAYIAQSQSNQALECHAYLCTKRKVAQAVTLTVAQAFKVAFEFWQSAKEDKEKRVKSGSDGEGAGSSQSESSASLSSVSRGEVATGTLLDLGDGAIAAMVHSGPEGAHMRNAHTSENNNTVWELEDGLDEAFSSRSLDSFESSTVLPGRWSWRSQDRRHERNTCEFAGCLFSASAPWQSCVRTSPSPPTPIHITFTPWGFSHQALWPNV, from the exons AGCTGCCAGAGAATTGGACGGACACACGGGAGACTCTGCTGGAGGGGATGGTGTTCCAGCTGAAGTACCTGGGCGTTACGCTGGTCGAGCAGCCCAAGGGCGAGGAGCTGTCCGCCGCCGCCGTCAAGAGGATTGTTGCCACG GCAAAAGCGAGTGGAAAGAAGCTGCAGAAAGTGACGTTAGTAGTCTCCCCACGAGGAATCATCCTGTACGACAGTGCCTCAAACCAGCTCATAGAGAATGTCTCCATATACAG GATATCCTACTGCACAGCAGACAAGATGCACGATAAGGTGTTCGCCTACATCGCCCAGAGTCAGAGCAACCAGGCCCTCGAGTGTCACGCATACCTATGCACCAAGAGGAAAGTG gcgcAGGCAGTAACGCTCACGGTGGCTCAGGCCTTCAAAGTGGCGTTTGAGTTCTGGCAGTCTGCCAAAGAAG ACAAAGAGAAGAGGGTGAAGTCGGGCTCGGATGGAGAAGGAGCCGGCAGCTCCCAGTCGGAGAGCTCCGCCAGCCTGAGCAGCGTCAGCAGAGGAG agGTGGCCACGGGGACCCTGCTGGACCTGGGGGACGGTGCCATTGCGGCCATGGTGCACTCGGGGCCTGAGGGAGCGCACATGCGCAACGCGCACACCTCGGAGAACAACAACACAGTATGG GAGCTGGAGGATGGACTGGACGAAGCTTTTTCAAG CCGCAGTCTGGATAGCTTTGAGTCATCCACAG TCCTGCCGGGTCGATGGTCTTGGAGGAGCCAGGATAGGAGGCATGAGAGGAACACCTGTGAGTTCGCTGGTTGTCTCTTCTCAGCTTCTGCCCCATGGCAGAGCTGTGTCAGGACCagcccctcaccccccacccccatacacATCACTTTCACCCCATGGGGTTTTAGCCACCAGGCATTGTGGCCAAATGTCTGA
- the ldlrap1b gene encoding low density lipoprotein receptor adapter protein 1b isoform X1, whose amino-acid sequence MDALKSAGRAIIRSPSIAKQSWSYGKHKKLPENWTDTRETLLEGMVFQLKYLGVTLVEQPKGEELSAAAVKRIVATAKASGKKLQKVTLVVSPRGIILYDSASNQLIENVSIYRISYCTADKMHDKVFAYIAQSQSNQALECHAYLCTKRKVAQAVTLTVAQAFKVAFEFWQSAKEDKEKRVKSGSDGEGAGSSQSESSASLSSVSRGEVATGTLLDLGDGAIAAMVHSGPEGAHMRNAHTSENNNTVWELEDGLDEAFSSRSLDSFESSTGKDPSHDGAHHHFPVAVSCSVPAPSFLLDSTINSLIGSSTSDPFLLSAVVLSPEHLCVSCRLVLSCCPFPRPILPLSVLWL is encoded by the exons AGCTGCCAGAGAATTGGACGGACACACGGGAGACTCTGCTGGAGGGGATGGTGTTCCAGCTGAAGTACCTGGGCGTTACGCTGGTCGAGCAGCCCAAGGGCGAGGAGCTGTCCGCCGCCGCCGTCAAGAGGATTGTTGCCACG GCAAAAGCGAGTGGAAAGAAGCTGCAGAAAGTGACGTTAGTAGTCTCCCCACGAGGAATCATCCTGTACGACAGTGCCTCAAACCAGCTCATAGAGAATGTCTCCATATACAG GATATCCTACTGCACAGCAGACAAGATGCACGATAAGGTGTTCGCCTACATCGCCCAGAGTCAGAGCAACCAGGCCCTCGAGTGTCACGCATACCTATGCACCAAGAGGAAAGTG gcgcAGGCAGTAACGCTCACGGTGGCTCAGGCCTTCAAAGTGGCGTTTGAGTTCTGGCAGTCTGCCAAAGAAG ACAAAGAGAAGAGGGTGAAGTCGGGCTCGGATGGAGAAGGAGCCGGCAGCTCCCAGTCGGAGAGCTCCGCCAGCCTGAGCAGCGTCAGCAGAGGAG agGTGGCCACGGGGACCCTGCTGGACCTGGGGGACGGTGCCATTGCGGCCATGGTGCACTCGGGGCCTGAGGGAGCGCACATGCGCAACGCGCACACCTCGGAGAACAACAACACAGTATGG GAGCTGGAGGATGGACTGGACGAAGCTTTTTCAAG CCGCAGTCTGGATAGCTTTGAGTCATCCACAGGTAAAGACCCTTCTCATGATGGAGCCCATCACCATTTCCCAGTAGCAGTGTCCTGTAGCGTACCTGCTCCTAGCTTCCTGTTAGATTCCACCATCAACTCACTCATAGGTTCTAGCACCTCAGACCCATTTCTATTATCTGCTGTTGTCTTGTCCCCAGAACATCTTTGTGTGTCATGTAGATTAGTGCTGTCGTGTTGTCCATTCCCAAGGCCCATCCTCCCTCTATCTGTCCTGTGGCTGTGA